A single region of the Vicia villosa cultivar HV-30 ecotype Madison, WI linkage group LG4, Vvil1.0, whole genome shotgun sequence genome encodes:
- the LOC131596554 gene encoding B3 domain-containing protein REM16-like isoform X3 — translation MAGEGPNGGGSKPWQEDIYWTHFQFIHFTQFLHNDFQQQLALPKTFSDNLKKKLPENVALKGPSGVVWNIGLVIRDDSVYFVNGWERFVKDHSLKENDFLVFKYNGESLFEVLVFDGNSFCEKAASYFVGKCGPAQTEQGGSKAKENNNSVEEVNTASNGGVECGSSEKFRRLKKVGTPLAVPFETANGKTSNAGVRIDSPELFAADTVTKTTPVAVPFQSAAKRTKKPVNEVTPVVHTKKRGRPPKVDNSSETIRDLVAYSKEHSDSKGKDVDGHDEIQGGT, via the exons ATGGCCGGTGAAGGACCCAACGGCGGTGGAAGCAAGCCATGGCAGGAAGACATTTACTGGACCCATTTCCAGTTCATCCATTTCACCCAATTTCTGCACAACGATTTTCAACAACAGCTT GCACTTCCCAAAACATTTTCAGACAATTTAAAGAAGAAGTTGCCAGAAAATGTTGCCCTAAAAGGTCCTAGTGGAGTTGTGTGGAATATAGGGCTGGTAATTAGAGATGATTCTGTTTACTTCGTGAACGGTTGGGAACGATTTGTGAAGGATCACTCTTTGAAAGAGAATGATTTCCTTGTCTTTAAGTACAATGGTGAATCACTCTTTGAGGTTTTAGTCTTTGATGGAAACAGTTTCTGTGAGAAGGCAGCTTCTTATTTTGTTGGAAAATGCGGACCTGCTCAAACTGAACAAGGGGGTAGCAAGGCAAAGGAAAACAACAATTCTGTTGAAGAAGTCAATACTGCTTCTAATGGTGGCGTTGAATGTGGTTCATCGGAGAAATTTCGGCGTCTTAAGAAAGTAGGAACACCATTAGCTGTACCTTTTGAAACTGCCAACGGAAAGACTTCCAATGCTGGTGTAAGAATTGATTCCCCTGAGCTGTTTGCGGCGGATACAGTCACCAAGACCACACCTGTAGCAGTTCCCTTCCAATCAGCTGCAAAAAGGACCAAGAAGCCTGTTAATGAAGTTACGCCTGTCGTCCATACTAAGAAGCGAGGAAGACCACCAAAAGTAGATAATTCTTCGGAGACAATTCGTGATTTGGTGGCTTACAGCAAGGAACACTCAG